From the Clostridium putrefaciens genome, one window contains:
- a CDS encoding NifB/NifX family molybdenum-iron cluster-binding protein gives MKIAMPKNGEVINQHFGKSESFLIAEIKEENITNKKEVSALELQHNHGGLSKLLLDEGVSLVITGGIGAGAYNALKESNLEVIRGVSGKIDEILEDYLKGKLEDKNVVCNHNGEHHKH, from the coding sequence ATGAAAATAGCAATGCCTAAAAATGGAGAAGTTATTAATCAACACTTTGGAAAAAGTGAAAGTTTTTTAATTGCTGAAATTAAAGAGGAAAACATTACAAATAAAAAGGAAGTTTCAGCTTTAGAGTTACAACATAATCATGGAGGGCTTTCAAAGTTACTTTTAGATGAAGGCGTTTCCTTAGTTATAACTGGGGGAATAGGAGCTGGTGCTTATAATGCTCTAAAAGAAAGTAATTTAGAAGTTATAAGAGGCGTTAGTGGAAAAATAGATGAAATACTAGAGGATTACTTAAAAGGTAAATTAGAGGATAAGAATGTAGTGTGTAACCATAATGGTGAGCATCATAAACATTAA
- a CDS encoding lysophospholipid acyltransferase family protein: MLRTIAWYTHFTTSLIGKIPGIYKVKSLERQGKIKEKDEYVNKVTSDWAMSHVKLSGAKVNVYGKENIPKDIPVLFVSNHQGNFDIALFMSYIDKPKGYVAKIEMKKIPVLKTWMEYMHCVFMDRSSIRKSAEAIVEGIKILKSGYSLVIFPEGTRSRGNEIGNFKAGSFKLATKAKVPIVPVTLNGSYKLMEQNGGRVKPAEVEIFIHPMIRTDNLSKEELDNLPSDVKGIIQSKL, from the coding sequence ATGCTTAGAACTATAGCTTGGTACACTCACTTTACCACAAGTTTAATTGGCAAAATCCCTGGTATTTATAAAGTTAAATCTTTAGAACGCCAAGGAAAAATTAAAGAAAAAGATGAATATGTTAATAAGGTTACATCAGATTGGGCTATGTCTCATGTTAAGCTCAGCGGAGCAAAGGTTAATGTTTATGGTAAGGAAAATATTCCAAAGGACATTCCTGTACTATTTGTTAGTAATCATCAAGGTAATTTTGATATTGCACTATTTATGAGTTACATAGATAAGCCTAAAGGCTATGTTGCTAAAATCGAAATGAAAAAGATACCTGTTTTAAAAACATGGATGGAATATATGCACTGTGTATTCATGGATAGAAGTAGCATTAGAAAATCCGCTGAAGCTATTGTAGAAGGTATAAAAATCCTTAAAAGCGGTTACTCTTTAGTAATATTTCCTGAGGGAACTAGAAGTCGTGGAAATGAAATAGGTAACTTCAAAGCTGGAAGCTTCAAATTAGCTACTAAAGCTAAGGTACCTATAGTCCCTGTTACCCTAAATGGATCTTATAAGCTCATGGAACAAAATGGAGGCAGAGTAAAACCTGCTGAAGTTGAAATATTTATACATCCAATGATAAGGACAGATAACCTTTCAAAAGAAGAATTAGATAATCTACCTTCTGATGTTAAGGGAATTATACAAAGTAAATTATAA
- a CDS encoding Ger(x)C family spore germination protein codes for MKRHLKKSVMLFILISFTVTFLGCWDYEEMVDVKYVAGMAVDKDKDTNEYILTLEVLEGSTNSKSINSIIIESRSKTLHAAFRDAIKYTGNMLQVSHAKVFIVSKEIAEEGIVSVIDLIDRDVQLRNDMWILISESDTASDILRKGKEGSEVISYELAATNANANKIGKYIDMELFKLISDISDTGSSAIVPMVNVDNKSYESKFEVSGTAIFRGEKVVGKLDGFETMFLQILKEENLKFILPIELEDDNNVSLEIMDINKSINPKVKDNKVIIDMTINIDTALSELESSEVNYILKDERDKLKKQSAEQITTNCYKVIEKLQKEYKSDAIGFGEVLKKKKPSEWREMEDQWLDIFEDIEINLDVNVEIKYNGVTNKNIKVGD; via the coding sequence ATGAAAAGACATTTAAAGAAATCAGTTATGTTATTTATATTAATATCTTTTACAGTGACATTTTTAGGATGCTGGGATTATGAAGAAATGGTGGATGTAAAATATGTAGCTGGTATGGCAGTAGATAAAGATAAAGACACCAATGAGTACATATTAACATTAGAGGTTTTAGAAGGCTCTACCAACTCAAAATCAATAAATTCTATTATTATTGAAAGTAGGTCAAAAACGCTACATGCGGCATTTAGAGATGCTATTAAATACACAGGAAACATGCTTCAAGTATCTCATGCAAAAGTATTTATCGTAAGCAAGGAAATTGCAGAAGAAGGAATAGTTTCAGTTATTGATTTAATAGATAGGGATGTACAACTGAGGAATGATATGTGGATTTTAATATCTGAAAGTGATACTGCCTCAGATATACTACGTAAAGGAAAAGAAGGAAGTGAAGTTATATCCTATGAGTTAGCTGCAACTAATGCAAATGCAAATAAAATAGGTAAGTATATAGATATGGAATTATTTAAGCTTATAAGTGACATCTCAGATACAGGCTCTTCTGCTATAGTTCCTATGGTTAATGTAGATAATAAGAGTTATGAATCAAAATTTGAAGTTTCCGGAACCGCTATATTTAGAGGAGAAAAGGTAGTAGGAAAATTAGATGGATTTGAAACTATGTTTTTGCAAATATTAAAAGAAGAAAATTTAAAATTTATATTACCTATAGAATTGGAAGATGATAATAATGTGAGTTTAGAAATTATGGATATTAATAAAAGTATAAATCCTAAAGTAAAAGATAATAAGGTTATTATAGATATGACTATAAATATAGATACAGCTTTATCTGAATTAGAATCAAGTGAAGTTAATTACATTTTAAAAGATGAAAGAGATAAATTAAAAAAACAATCAGCAGAACAAATAACCACTAATTGTTATAAAGTAATAGAAAAACTTCAAAAGGAATACAAAAGTGATGCAATAGGATTTGGAGAGGTATTGAAAAAGAAGAAGCCTAGTGAATGGAGAGAGATGGAAGATCAATGGTTAGATATATTCGAAGATATAGAGATTAATTTAGATGTAAATGTAGAGATTAAATATAATGGAGTAACTAATAAAAATATAAAAGTGGGCGATTGA
- a CDS encoding GerAB/ArcD/ProY family transporter — protein MKGESISNKQMQLFIFCYSIGGYLLFNMGASLKQDAWIASIIAVTISIPLMIMYSRIMYLHQGSNLFDIIEIVFGKVFGKFINIIFTVHAFLLGSYLLRDFIDFIKLTALFNTPSVICSICIGALIIWILKEGIEVMSAWTQFFIRIILLFIILVWILLIPEMDITNLQPVFYSGIKAISKESLKLVTFPFSGIFIFMTFFDYVDYNKESKYIFVKPLMIGGIMVVVFTLVNIMILGGEDYNSFYYVGYEAIKRLKLQGEFQRAEVVVSIAFTIIQFIQISFCVLGVSKGVTKVFNLKNYRYILIPVVILMINFVQIMFKSIMEAMEFTNDLWPSYAFLMQILFPLIIFIVALLKKKYSTNNKEV, from the coding sequence ATGAAGGGAGAATCTATATCCAATAAGCAAATGCAACTTTTTATATTTTGCTATAGTATAGGAGGATACCTTTTATTTAATATGGGGGCTAGTTTAAAACAAGATGCATGGATAGCTTCTATTATAGCAGTAACAATTAGTATTCCTCTTATGATTATGTATAGTAGGATTATGTATTTACACCAAGGAAGTAACTTATTTGATATTATAGAAATAGTTTTCGGAAAGGTTTTTGGAAAGTTTATAAATATAATTTTTACTGTTCATGCATTTTTATTAGGATCTTATTTGTTAAGAGATTTTATTGACTTTATTAAACTAACAGCTCTTTTTAATACTCCATCTGTAATCTGTAGTATATGTATTGGTGCTTTAATAATATGGATATTAAAAGAAGGAATTGAAGTTATGTCAGCATGGACTCAGTTTTTTATAAGGATTATATTGTTGTTTATAATTTTGGTATGGATATTATTAATACCTGAAATGGATATTACAAATTTACAACCAGTATTTTATAGTGGAATTAAAGCTATATCAAAAGAGTCACTTAAATTAGTGACATTTCCTTTCAGTGGAATATTTATATTTATGACGTTTTTTGACTATGTTGATTATAACAAAGAGAGTAAATATATATTCGTTAAACCATTAATGATCGGTGGGATAATGGTAGTAGTATTTACACTTGTAAATATAATGATACTTGGAGGTGAGGATTATAACTCATTTTATTATGTAGGATATGAGGCTATAAAAAGGTTGAAGTTACAAGGGGAGTTTCAAAGAGCAGAGGTGGTAGTTTCTATAGCTTTTACAATAATACAATTTATTCAAATAAGCTTTTGTGTACTTGGAGTATCTAAGGGCGTAACAAAAGTATTCAATTTAAAGAATTATAGATACATTTTAATTCCTGTAGTTATTTTAATGATAAATTTTGTGCAAATAATGTTTAAAAGTATTATGGAAGCTATGGAATTTACAAATGATCTATGGCCTTCCTATGCATTTTTGATGCAAATCTTATTTCCACTTATAATATTTATAGTTGCTTTATTAAAGAAAAAATATTCAACTAATAATAAGGAAGTTTAA
- a CDS encoding polysaccharide deacetylase family protein, which translates to MCVNMVFILKITHAIITDMQESEVFMKKNPGWIKFTVILIVINLFMVRQVLSQNNFNERGYDIPVLMYHSITEDDKKMFRVTKDGFYEQMKYLKDSGFSVLSMDEVYDHLKNNKPFKDKSIAITFDDGYKDNYHNAYPILKEFAMNATIFVVTDYLGGSAYLSVDEIKEMQLNNIDIESHTTNHAKLDKLTEIDRINTLKDSKDYIDEVLNKEVKYIAYPFGRCNKDVIADARLQGYKMAFTTKSGHATGRDDLNQLKRVLVSGYMNIDHFIKVVNK; encoded by the coding sequence TTGTGTGTTAATATGGTATTTATATTAAAAATAACACATGCTATTATTACGGATATGCAAGAAAGTGAGGTTTTTATGAAAAAGAACCCAGGGTGGATTAAGTTTACTGTTATATTAATAGTAATTAATCTATTTATGGTACGACAAGTTTTATCTCAAAATAATTTTAATGAAAGAGGGTATGATATACCTGTGCTCATGTATCACTCTATTACGGAAGATGATAAAAAGATGTTTAGAGTTACTAAAGATGGTTTTTATGAGCAAATGAAATATCTAAAAGATAGTGGTTTTAGTGTATTAAGCATGGATGAAGTATATGACCACTTAAAAAACAATAAGCCTTTTAAAGATAAATCTATAGCAATAACCTTTGATGATGGGTATAAAGATAATTACCATAATGCTTACCCAATATTAAAGGAATTTGCGATGAATGCTACCATTTTCGTAGTTACAGACTATTTAGGTGGAAGTGCTTACCTTAGTGTAGATGAAATTAAAGAAATGCAACTTAATAACATTGACATTGAAAGCCATACTACCAATCATGCAAAGCTAGACAAGCTTACAGAAATTGATAGGATTAATACATTGAAAGATTCTAAAGATTATATTGATGAAGTGTTAAATAAAGAGGTGAAATACATAGCGTATCCTTTTGGTAGGTGCAATAAAGATGTGATTGCTGATGCTCGTCTTCAAGGGTATAAGATGGCCTTTACAACAAAATCTGGACATGCTACTGGAAGAGATGATTTAAATCAATTAAAAAGAGTTCTTGTAAGTGGATATATGAATATAGATCATTTCATAAAAGTAGTTAACAAATAA
- a CDS encoding M3 family oligoendopeptidase, whose protein sequence is MNLNWSLKELYTSFDNKEFKEDLNELKLFISKINSEVDSDINGNDIKSTLEKYINDNIRLTKLVTNLYSFCSLTTSVDTNNSEALKNTEIIQKMLADMAKSDSNYKKFIGSIDNLDNIIESSPLLKEHEFILKEIKNNSKYVLSDKEESIIAKMQTTGSSAFDTLKEALVSKLMVDIDINGEIQVLPLTEVRNLAHHKDSKVRKAAYYAELESYKKIEDSAAAALNGIKGEVITTSRLRGYESPLHESLIKSRMDMEALDAMIDAMKEYMPHFREYLKKKSEILGYKTGLPFYEIFAPIGNANKTYSYDEAKDFVEENFRTFSNKLGDFAKRAFDENWIDVLPKEGKVAGAFCAGLPTLGQSRIMLNFGGNLSDVITLAHELGHGYHGDCLLNESILNSDYPMPIAETASTFCETIVKKATLKKATKEDALSILESELQDSTQIIIDIYSRFLFEKKLFEMREEAALTPKELNEIMISSQKEAYGDGLDQDLLHPYMWICKPHYYSAGYSYYNFPYAFGLLFAKGLYAEYLKKGEEFIPRYDKLLALTGKNSAADVTKVMNIDIHDINFWRNSLEIIKGDIDEFLNLCNN, encoded by the coding sequence ATGAATTTAAACTGGAGCTTAAAAGAACTCTATACTTCTTTTGATAACAAAGAATTTAAAGAAGATCTAAATGAGTTGAAACTATTTATATCTAAAATAAATAGTGAAGTTGATTCCGACATAAATGGCAACGACATAAAATCTACCCTTGAAAAATATATAAATGACAATATAAGACTTACAAAATTAGTAACAAATTTATACTCTTTTTGTAGCTTAACAACCTCTGTTGATACTAATAATTCTGAGGCCTTAAAAAACACAGAAATAATTCAAAAGATGTTAGCTGATATGGCTAAAAGCGATTCAAATTATAAAAAATTCATAGGGTCTATTGATAATTTAGATAATATAATAGAATCTAGCCCTTTACTTAAAGAACATGAATTTATACTTAAAGAAATTAAAAACAATAGTAAGTACGTACTAAGTGATAAAGAGGAATCTATAATAGCAAAAATGCAAACTACAGGCTCCTCAGCTTTTGACACACTAAAAGAGGCTTTAGTTTCAAAGCTCATGGTAGATATAGATATTAATGGAGAAATACAAGTATTACCCCTTACAGAGGTTAGAAATTTAGCTCATCACAAAGATAGCAAAGTTAGAAAGGCTGCATATTATGCTGAACTTGAAAGTTACAAAAAGATTGAAGACTCAGCAGCTGCCGCCCTTAATGGAATAAAGGGTGAAGTTATAACCACTTCTAGATTAAGGGGATATGAGTCACCTCTTCATGAGTCTTTAATTAAATCTAGAATGGATATGGAAGCATTAGATGCTATGATTGATGCTATGAAGGAATATATGCCTCATTTTAGAGAATACCTAAAAAAGAAATCAGAAATTCTAGGTTATAAAACCGGGCTACCTTTTTATGAAATATTTGCTCCAATTGGCAATGCAAATAAAACCTATAGCTATGATGAAGCAAAAGACTTCGTTGAAGAAAACTTTAGAACCTTTAGTAATAAACTTGGAGATTTTGCTAAAAGGGCTTTTGATGAAAACTGGATTGATGTACTACCAAAGGAGGGAAAGGTAGCTGGAGCTTTTTGTGCTGGCCTTCCTACCCTAGGACAAAGTAGGATAATGTTAAACTTTGGTGGAAACCTTAGTGACGTAATTACTCTAGCTCATGAACTTGGGCACGGATACCATGGTGATTGTCTACTTAACGAATCTATACTAAACTCTGATTATCCAATGCCTATAGCGGAAACAGCTTCTACCTTCTGTGAAACCATTGTTAAAAAGGCTACTTTAAAGAAGGCAACCAAGGAAGATGCTTTAAGCATTTTAGAAAGCGAGCTTCAAGATTCTACACAAATTATTATAGATATTTATAGTAGATTTTTATTCGAGAAAAAGTTATTTGAAATGAGGGAGGAGGCAGCCTTAACTCCTAAAGAACTTAACGAAATAATGATTTCTTCTCAAAAAGAGGCCTATGGTGATGGTTTAGATCAAGATTTACTACACCCATATATGTGGATTTGTAAGCCTCACTACTATTCAGCAGGATATAGCTATTATAACTTCCCTTATGCCTTTGGTTTGCTATTTGCAAAGGGACTTTATGCTGAATATTTAAAAAAAGGTGAAGAATTTATTCCTAGGTATGATAAACTACTAGCACTTACAGGTAAAAACAGTGCAGCAGATGTAACAAAGGTTATGAATATAGATATTCATGATATTAATTTTTGGAGAAACTCATTAGAAATAATAAAAGGTGATATAGATGAATTCTTAAACTTATGTAATAACTAA